In a genomic window of Streptomyces sp. SJL17-4:
- a CDS encoding NUDIX domain-containing protein, producing the protein MRTVYQFRQRRERVIAYGRPVKDSHCTFCGAAHPADAGWPRICRACGHTAYRNPLPVAVALLPVTDGPDRPDGTNGTATGLVVITRTIEPACGEVALPGGFIDHGEDWRAAVVRELREETGILASAEEVRLADALSSPAGHLLLFGLLPPRPAAALPPSAPTDETSGHHVLRAPGELAFPLHTEAVRKWFAGAYG; encoded by the coding sequence ATGCGCACCGTCTATCAGTTCCGGCAGCGCCGGGAAAGGGTGATCGCATACGGTCGGCCCGTGAAGGACTCCCACTGCACGTTCTGCGGCGCCGCCCACCCGGCCGACGCCGGCTGGCCCCGCATCTGCCGGGCCTGCGGCCACACCGCATACCGCAATCCACTGCCCGTCGCCGTCGCCCTGCTCCCCGTCACGGACGGACCGGACCGACCGGACGGAACGAACGGAACGGCCACGGGCCTCGTCGTCATCACCCGCACCATCGAACCCGCATGCGGGGAGGTCGCCCTGCCCGGCGGCTTCATCGACCACGGCGAGGACTGGCGCGCCGCCGTGGTCCGCGAACTGCGTGAGGAGACCGGGATCCTGGCCTCCGCCGAGGAAGTCCGCCTCGCGGACGCGCTGAGCTCCCCGGCCGGCCACCTCCTCCTCTTCGGCCTCCTCCCGCCCCGCCCGGCGGCCGCGCTTCCGCCCTCGGCCCCGACGGACGAGACGAGCGGCCACCACGTGCTCCGGGCACCCGGGGAACTGGCCTTCCCGCTCCACACGGAGGCGGTACGGAAGTGGTTCGCGGGCGCCTACGGGTGA
- a CDS encoding glycoside hydrolase family 31 protein → MDGRELVRSMKVFGSVWGLRTVRAAWRQRRTDAWGLPPRGAERARVPGPAADAEAAPGGGTIRFARSSLRICVSSGGTVFWGWDGAEPLPSYALAGDAPDPDLRATLEPDTDGGWRIVSERVTVAVSRHGAVEIRTPGGVMLRRDLPPRWWEPVAGGASSGGAARWVQRSEVPADARFFGLGGRSAGPRLRDGSYRLWNTDPKGSFGPGDDPLYLTMPVQFVVSDAGTHLAFHDNSWEGRVTLAEGEEGAGSGHDRPGTSEVRMGGGPLRCWVVVGTPARVLHGWAALTGAPALPPDWALGPQHARWGFGSEREVRRVVAGYRERGLPLSAVHLDIDHYDGHRVFTVDRERFPDLPGLAKELRGEGVRLVSIVDPAVKVEPGNAVYDSGRAAGAFVRDARGNEVHGVVWPGECAYPDFTDPAVREWWGELYEERLGQGFAGVWHDMNEPVSFAPFGDMTLPRSARHDLDGRGGDHREAHNVYGLTMARAGYEGLRRLRPDERPFLFSRSGWAGMQRYGGTWSGDVSTGWPGLRASLALVLGLGLCGVPYSGPDVGGFDGSPTPELFLRWYQLGAWLPLFRTHAAIDAGRREPWEFGPEVLEHAREALAERERLRPYFTTLARLARMTGAPYVRPLWWGAPEDRVLRDCEDAFLLGDALLVAPVLTRGADRRAVRLPRGRWYDTATGQAYEGPGQVLLDAPLSRVPVLARAGAVLPVRGEDGDLALEVWAPAAGRTGGGLVVRDTGDGWETAEIERYQSRLVDGRVVVERVTDDGVEEAGLPVRVRGV, encoded by the coding sequence ATGGACGGTCGTGAACTGGTGCGTTCGATGAAGGTGTTCGGCTCGGTGTGGGGGTTGCGGACGGTGCGGGCGGCGTGGCGGCAGCGTCGTACGGACGCGTGGGGTCTGCCGCCGAGGGGTGCGGAGCGGGCCCGGGTACCGGGGCCGGCGGCGGACGCGGAGGCCGCGCCGGGTGGGGGGACCATCCGGTTCGCGCGGTCCTCGTTGCGGATCTGTGTGTCGTCGGGCGGCACCGTGTTCTGGGGGTGGGACGGGGCCGAGCCGCTTCCCTCGTACGCCCTGGCGGGCGACGCGCCGGATCCGGATCTGCGGGCCACCCTGGAGCCGGACACGGACGGCGGCTGGCGGATCGTGTCGGAGCGGGTGACGGTGGCGGTGTCCCGGCACGGGGCGGTGGAGATCCGTACGCCGGGCGGGGTGATGCTGCGCCGGGACCTGCCGCCGCGCTGGTGGGAGCCGGTGGCCGGTGGGGCTTCGTCCGGTGGGGCGGCGCGCTGGGTGCAGCGCAGTGAGGTGCCGGCGGACGCCCGGTTCTTCGGGCTGGGCGGGCGGTCGGCGGGACCGCGGCTGCGGGACGGCTCGTACCGCCTCTGGAACACCGATCCCAAGGGGAGCTTCGGCCCCGGGGACGATCCGCTCTACCTCACCATGCCCGTGCAGTTCGTCGTCTCGGACGCGGGGACGCACCTGGCCTTCCACGACAACTCCTGGGAGGGCCGGGTCACCCTGGCCGAGGGTGAGGAGGGCGCGGGGTCCGGGCACGACCGGCCGGGAACCAGCGAGGTCCGGATGGGTGGCGGTCCGCTGCGCTGCTGGGTGGTGGTCGGCACTCCCGCGCGCGTACTCCACGGCTGGGCGGCCCTCACCGGCGCTCCGGCGCTGCCGCCGGACTGGGCGCTCGGACCGCAGCACGCGCGCTGGGGGTTCGGCAGCGAACGCGAGGTGCGGCGGGTCGTGGCCGGATACCGGGAGCGGGGGCTGCCGCTGTCCGCCGTACACCTGGACATCGACCACTACGACGGGCATCGGGTGTTCACGGTCGACCGGGAGCGTTTCCCCGATCTGCCGGGGCTCGCGAAGGAGCTGCGGGGGGAGGGCGTGCGGCTCGTGTCGATCGTGGACCCGGCGGTGAAGGTCGAACCGGGGAACGCGGTGTACGACAGCGGACGGGCGGCCGGGGCCTTCGTCCGGGACGCGCGGGGCAACGAGGTCCACGGGGTGGTGTGGCCGGGCGAGTGCGCCTACCCGGACTTCACGGATCCGGCGGTACGGGAGTGGTGGGGCGAGCTGTACGAGGAGCGGCTCGGGCAGGGCTTCGCCGGGGTGTGGCACGACATGAACGAGCCGGTGTCCTTCGCGCCCTTCGGTGACATGACGCTGCCGCGCTCGGCACGGCACGACCTGGACGGCCGGGGCGGCGACCACCGCGAGGCGCACAACGTGTACGGCCTGACGATGGCGCGGGCCGGGTACGAGGGGCTGCGCCGGCTGCGGCCGGACGAGCGGCCCTTCCTCTTCTCGCGTTCCGGCTGGGCGGGGATGCAGCGGTACGGGGGCACGTGGTCGGGCGATGTGTCGACCGGGTGGCCGGGGCTGCGGGCCTCGCTCGCCCTGGTCCTGGGTCTCGGGCTGTGCGGGGTGCCGTACTCGGGTCCCGACGTGGGGGGTTTCGACGGCAGTCCGACGCCGGAGCTGTTCCTGCGCTGGTACCAGCTGGGGGCGTGGCTGCCGCTGTTCCGCACCCACGCGGCGATCGACGCGGGGCGGCGCGAACCGTGGGAGTTCGGTCCGGAGGTCCTGGAGCACGCGCGCGAGGCGCTGGCCGAACGGGAGCGGCTTCGGCCGTACTTCACGACCCTGGCCCGGCTCGCCCGGATGACGGGTGCGCCGTACGTACGCCCGCTGTGGTGGGGGGCGCCCGAGGACCGGGTGCTGCGCGACTGCGAGGACGCGTTCCTGCTCGGCGACGCGCTGCTGGTGGCGCCGGTCCTGACCCGGGGCGCCGACCGGCGGGCCGTGCGGCTGCCGCGCGGACGCTGGTACGACACGGCTACGGGGCAGGCGTACGAGGGTCCCGGGCAGGTGCTGCTCGACGCGCCGCTCTCCCGGGTGCCGGTCCTCGCGCGGGCGGGGGCGGTGCTCCCGGTGCGGGGCGAGGACGGAGATCTTGCCCTGGAGGTGTGGGCGCCCGCCGCCGGGCGGACGGGCGGCGGGCTCGTCGTACGCGATACGGGGGACGGCTGGGAGACGGCCGAGATCGAGCGCTACCAGTCACGGCTCGTGGACGGGCGGGTGGTCGTGGAACGGGTGACGGACGACGGGGTGGAGGAGGCGGGGCTGCCGGTGCGGGTGCGGGGGGTGTGA
- a CDS encoding acetoacetate--CoA ligase: MTSAQTEPLWQPDEERVATAAVTRFQTWAAEHHGAPAEGGYQALHRWSVDELEAFWQAVVEWFDIRFSTPYERVLGDRSMPGADWFPGATLNYAEHALRAADERPHDTALLHVDETHEPTPITWAELRRQVGSLAAELRALGVRPGDRISGYLPNVPQSVVALLATAAVGGVWTSCAPDFGARSVLDRFQQVEPVVLFTVDGYRYGGKEHDRRETVAELRAELPTLRAVVHVPLLGTPAPEGTLAWADLVAADVEPVYEQVPFSHPLWVLYSSGTTGLPKAIVQSQGGILVEHVKQLGLHCDLGPEDVFFWYTSTGWMMWNFLVSGLLTGTTVVLYDGSPGYPDTATQWRVAERTRATLYGTSAAYVMACAKADVHPGRDFDLSAVKCVATTGSPLPPDGFRWLHDEVRENLWIASVSGGTDVCSCFAGAVPTLPVHIGELQAAGLGTDLQAWDPSGKPVIGEVGELVVTNPMPSMPIHFWNDPDGSRYRDSYFEMFPGVWRHGDWITITDHGSVVIHGRSDSTLNRQGVRMGSADIYEAVERLPEIRESLVIGLEEPDGGYWMPLFVHLVEGATLDEELIARIKRTIRTELSPRHVPDEIIEVPGVPHTLTGKRIEVPVKRLLQGTPLAKAVNAGSVDDLGLLHFYETLAADRRR; this comes from the coding sequence ATGACATCAGCGCAGACCGAGCCGCTCTGGCAGCCGGACGAGGAACGCGTCGCCACGGCCGCCGTGACCCGCTTCCAGACCTGGGCCGCCGAACACCACGGCGCCCCGGCCGAGGGCGGATACCAGGCGCTCCACCGCTGGTCCGTCGACGAGCTCGAAGCCTTCTGGCAGGCCGTCGTCGAGTGGTTCGACATCCGCTTCTCCACCCCGTACGAGCGCGTCCTCGGCGACCGCTCGATGCCCGGCGCCGACTGGTTCCCCGGGGCCACCCTCAACTACGCCGAGCACGCCCTGCGCGCCGCAGACGAGCGCCCCCATGACACGGCCCTGCTCCATGTGGACGAAACACATGAGCCCACGCCGATCACCTGGGCCGAGCTCCGCCGCCAGGTCGGCTCCCTCGCCGCCGAACTCCGTGCCCTCGGCGTCCGGCCGGGCGACCGGATCAGCGGCTACCTGCCCAACGTCCCGCAGTCCGTCGTGGCCCTCCTCGCCACCGCCGCGGTCGGCGGTGTGTGGACCTCCTGCGCCCCCGACTTCGGTGCCCGCAGCGTCCTCGACCGCTTCCAGCAGGTCGAGCCGGTCGTCCTCTTCACCGTCGACGGCTACCGCTACGGCGGCAAGGAGCACGACCGCCGCGAGACCGTCGCCGAACTGCGCGCCGAGCTTCCGACCCTCCGCGCCGTCGTCCACGTCCCGCTGCTCGGCACCCCGGCACCCGAGGGCACCCTCGCCTGGGCCGACCTCGTCGCCGCGGACGTCGAGCCGGTCTACGAGCAGGTCCCGTTCTCGCACCCGCTGTGGGTCCTGTACTCCTCCGGCACCACCGGCCTCCCGAAGGCGATCGTCCAGTCCCAGGGCGGCATCCTCGTCGAGCACGTCAAGCAGCTGGGCCTGCACTGCGACCTGGGCCCCGAGGACGTGTTCTTCTGGTACACCTCCACCGGCTGGATGATGTGGAACTTCCTCGTCTCCGGCCTGCTCACCGGCACGACCGTCGTCCTGTACGACGGCAGCCCCGGCTACCCCGACACCGCCACCCAGTGGCGCGTCGCCGAACGCACCCGCGCCACCCTGTACGGCACCTCCGCCGCGTACGTGATGGCCTGCGCGAAGGCGGACGTGCACCCCGGCCGTGACTTCGACCTCTCGGCGGTGAAGTGCGTCGCCACCACCGGCTCCCCGCTGCCCCCCGACGGCTTCCGCTGGCTCCACGACGAGGTCCGCGAGAACCTCTGGATCGCCTCCGTCAGCGGTGGAACCGACGTGTGCTCCTGCTTCGCGGGCGCCGTCCCCACCCTCCCGGTCCACATCGGCGAACTCCAGGCGGCCGGCCTCGGCACCGACCTCCAGGCCTGGGACCCCTCCGGCAAGCCCGTGATCGGAGAGGTCGGCGAGCTCGTCGTCACCAACCCCATGCCGTCCATGCCGATCCACTTCTGGAACGACCCGGACGGCAGCCGCTACCGCGACAGCTACTTCGAGATGTTCCCGGGCGTCTGGCGCCACGGAGACTGGATCACGATCACCGACCACGGCTCGGTCGTCATCCACGGCCGCTCCGACTCCACCCTGAACCGCCAGGGCGTCCGGATGGGGAGCGCCGATATCTATGAGGCCGTCGAACGCCTCCCGGAGATCCGCGAATCCCTCGTGATCGGCCTGGAGGAGCCGGACGGCGGCTACTGGATGCCGCTCTTCGTCCACCTCGTCGAGGGCGCCACCCTCGACGAGGAGCTGATCGCCCGCATCAAGCGGACGATCCGTACCGAACTCTCCCCCCGCCACGTCCCCGACGAGATCATCGAGGTCCCGGGCGTCCCGCACACCCTCACGGGCAAGCGCATCGAGGTCCCGGTCAAGCGCCTCCTCCAGGGCACCCCCCTGGCCAAGGCCGTCAACGCCGGCTCGGTCGACGACCTCGGCCTCCTGCACTTCTACGAGACCCTGGCGGCCGACCGCCGCCGCTGA
- a CDS encoding CU044_5270 family protein: protein MNASASRTPHHDRGRADADALLRAELAELLPPPPVPELAPERDRDLRHSVLRTALASGDGAGGRVSRERRARPGVRLSWIVAPVAACAVVTGVAVLAPQNGPTGSPGRFSVGRPATPEAVRVLSGAALAAAAAPAPDARPGGYVYVRSLVAHAGRDAAGGPAALPPAHQREVWLSVDGSRPGLLREPGTADTELGAELPVYELDGPGATPRKTTLAAAAPSVTNPTHTYVATLPTDPDALLRLIRDQTRTGEGDADQRAFTAIGTLLAETWAPPKVTAALYGAAARIPGVTLLPSAKDAAGREGVAVARTAHGEQTQWIFDRTTSAFLGERTVLTETTSAGRAGTVLGVSAVLAKASAPAPGELPKG from the coding sequence ATGAACGCCTCTGCCTCTCGTACGCCGCACCACGACCGGGGCCGGGCGGACGCGGACGCGCTGCTGCGGGCCGAGCTCGCCGAGCTCCTTCCCCCGCCGCCGGTGCCCGAGCTCGCGCCGGAGCGGGACCGTGACCTGCGGCACTCCGTGCTGCGGACCGCCCTCGCGTCCGGGGACGGCGCCGGTGGCCGCGTGTCCCGCGAGCGGCGGGCGCGTCCCGGGGTCCGGCTCAGCTGGATCGTCGCGCCGGTGGCCGCCTGCGCGGTCGTCACCGGTGTCGCCGTGCTCGCGCCCCAGAACGGTCCCACCGGGTCTCCGGGCCGCTTCTCGGTCGGTCGGCCCGCGACGCCGGAGGCCGTACGCGTCCTGTCCGGTGCCGCGCTCGCCGCTGCCGCCGCTCCCGCGCCGGACGCCCGGCCCGGCGGGTACGTCTACGTCAGGAGCCTCGTCGCCCACGCGGGGCGCGACGCGGCCGGCGGTCCGGCCGCGCTGCCGCCCGCGCACCAGCGCGAGGTGTGGCTCTCCGTCGACGGCAGCCGGCCGGGGCTGTTGCGCGAGCCCGGTACCGCCGACACCGAACTCGGCGCCGAGTTGCCCGTGTACGAGCTGGACGGTCCCGGGGCCACGCCCCGGAAGACCACCCTCGCGGCGGCCGCTCCCTCCGTCACGAATCCGACCCACACGTACGTGGCGACCCTCCCCACGGATCCGGACGCGCTGCTGCGCCTGATCCGGGACCAGACGCGCACGGGCGAGGGCGACGCCGATCAGCGGGCGTTCACCGCGATCGGGACCCTGCTCGCCGAGACCTGGGCCCCGCCGAAGGTCACCGCCGCGCTGTACGGGGCGGCGGCGCGGATCCCCGGGGTGACCCTCTTGCCGTCCGCGAAGGACGCGGCCGGTCGCGAGGGCGTCGCGGTGGCCCGTACCGCCCATGGCGAGCAGACCCAGTGGATCTTCGACCGGACCACGTCGGCGTTCCTCGGTGAGCGCACCGTCCTGACCGAGACCACCTCGGCGGGCCGGGCCGGGACGGTCCTCGGGGTGTCGGCGGTGCTCGCCAAGGCGTCCGCCCCGGCGCCCGGCGAGCTGCCGAAGGGCTGA
- a CDS encoding RNA polymerase sigma factor, with protein MRDRFRAGDPSALGEAYDEHARVLYHYAFRVCGDRAAAEDVVSAAFLEAWRCRGKVHAEGGSLRPWLLGIATNIMRGSAREARRRDAALARMTERGVLPDFADDVLARMTDGEQVRAARAALGKLRRREREVFTLVVWAGLDYAAAGEALGVPVGTVRSRLSRARERLRKLAEAELRATRREERAAAAAVRSAGGSTGPAVATGTGAPSRTGPARAPEPVRGTDAARSPDPTPVRPALVPRSIPENQS; from the coding sequence ATGAGAGATCGTTTCCGCGCCGGGGATCCCTCCGCGCTCGGCGAGGCGTACGACGAGCACGCACGCGTGCTGTACCACTACGCCTTCCGGGTGTGCGGGGACCGGGCGGCGGCCGAGGACGTCGTCTCCGCCGCGTTCCTGGAGGCCTGGCGCTGTCGCGGGAAGGTGCACGCCGAGGGCGGCAGTCTGCGCCCCTGGCTGCTCGGCATCGCGACCAACATCATGCGCGGGTCCGCCCGCGAGGCACGGCGGCGGGACGCGGCGCTGGCCCGGATGACCGAGCGGGGCGTCCTGCCGGACTTCGCCGACGACGTCCTCGCCCGGATGACCGACGGGGAGCAGGTACGGGCGGCCCGCGCCGCTCTCGGCAAGCTCCGGCGGCGCGAGCGGGAGGTCTTCACGCTGGTCGTGTGGGCCGGGCTCGACTACGCGGCCGCCGGGGAGGCCTTGGGGGTCCCGGTGGGGACGGTCCGGTCCCGGCTGTCGCGGGCGCGTGAACGGCTCCGGAAGCTCGCCGAGGCCGAGCTGCGCGCCACGCGGCGGGAGGAGCGGGCGGCGGCTGCCGCCGTTCGGTCGGCCGGTGGGTCCACGGGGCCCGCCGTGGCGACCGGCACCGGCGCTCCCTCCCGTACAGGACCGGCGAGGGCCCCGGAGCCTGTGCGCGGAACCGATGCCGCCCGGTCCCCCGACCCGACCCCCGTCCGTCCCGCACTCGTGCCCCGATCGATTCCGGAGAACCAGTCATGA
- a CDS encoding serine protease, translating into MNDSSTPGGTPRGATRRTALRTLAVAAVLASTTLSVPPPTATASAAAPETYTLTIRHLDRTGAATGDYRTNVTGISGPGADASASPHDESGTVTVRLPKGRYLLDSTLTGADEATGTDWIVQPRLDLDHDTTVTVDARTTEPVDVRPPESGARYLHSMAFVEATHAGTTRSANIIMASDALRVAHLGPAAESGSVKEWIDTYWSGARADYALGYTFTSARALTGLVRHPAATSLATVKVRGAAPQGATGTAFVDIQPSAGPTVGLVQPLPLPGTATFLVTPERGLWDVGYAGPAAPETPPNRYAANGIAVRAGGTATRTFDNAVFGPALDTAPGARPAGVRDGDRLALDIPLLADGEGHVPSAPRFHDATTTLHRDGTLIGTQQGDPGRATFTTTPGRASYRLTATATRGESAATRGRVTAAWTFTSAAASRPAALPLSTVRFAPALDLDGTAPAGTMVRVPVTVQGAAAETGVRALTVSLSTDNGTTWTRVPVVNGQAGFRTPGPGGSVSLRAELTDTQGNALTQTLTNAYRTR; encoded by the coding sequence ATGAACGATTCCTCGACACCCGGCGGTACGCCCCGGGGCGCGACCCGCCGCACGGCCCTGCGCACCCTGGCCGTGGCCGCCGTCCTCGCGAGCACGACCCTCTCCGTGCCGCCCCCGACGGCGACCGCCTCGGCCGCGGCCCCGGAGACGTACACGCTGACCATCCGTCACCTCGACCGCACGGGCGCCGCCACCGGCGACTACCGGACGAACGTCACCGGCATCTCGGGCCCCGGCGCCGACGCCTCCGCCTCGCCCCACGACGAGTCCGGCACGGTCACCGTCCGCCTGCCCAAGGGCCGCTACCTGCTCGACTCCACCCTGACCGGCGCCGACGAGGCCACCGGAACCGACTGGATCGTCCAGCCCCGCCTGGACCTCGACCACGACACGACGGTCACCGTCGACGCCCGCACGACCGAGCCCGTGGACGTCCGTCCGCCGGAGTCCGGCGCCCGCTACCTGCACAGCATGGCGTTCGTCGAGGCCACCCACGCGGGCACGACCCGTTCCGCGAACATCATCATGGCGAGCGACGCCCTGCGCGTGGCCCACCTCGGCCCCGCCGCCGAGTCCGGCTCCGTCAAGGAGTGGATCGACACCTACTGGTCCGGCGCCCGCGCGGACTACGCCCTCGGCTACACCTTCACCTCCGCGCGCGCCCTGACCGGCCTCGTCCGCCACCCCGCGGCCACCTCCCTGGCCACCGTCAAGGTCCGCGGAGCCGCCCCACAGGGCGCGACCGGCACCGCGTTCGTCGACATCCAGCCCAGCGCCGGCCCCACCGTCGGCCTCGTCCAGCCCCTCCCGCTGCCCGGCACCGCGACCTTCCTCGTCACCCCGGAACGCGGTCTCTGGGACGTCGGGTACGCCGGACCCGCGGCCCCCGAGACCCCGCCCAACCGCTACGCCGCCAACGGAATCGCGGTACGCGCGGGTGGCACCGCAACGCGCACCTTCGACAACGCCGTCTTCGGCCCGGCACTCGACACGGCACCCGGCGCGCGCCCCGCAGGCGTCCGCGACGGCGACCGACTCGCCCTCGACATCCCGCTGCTCGCCGACGGCGAGGGTCACGTCCCGAGCGCCCCGCGCTTCCACGACGCCACCACCACGCTCCACCGCGACGGGACCCTGATCGGCACCCAGCAGGGCGACCCCGGCCGCGCCACGTTCACCACCACCCCCGGACGGGCCTCGTACCGCCTCACCGCCACGGCGACCCGCGGCGAGAGCGCGGCCACGAGGGGACGCGTCACCGCCGCCTGGACCTTCACCTCGGCCGCCGCGTCCCGCCCCGCGGCCCTGCCCCTCAGCACCGTCCGCTTCGCCCCCGCCCTCGACCTCGACGGCACCGCCCCTGCGGGGACCATGGTGCGCGTACCGGTCACCGTCCAGGGCGCGGCCGCCGAGACCGGAGTCCGTGCCCTCACCGTGTCGCTGTCGACGGACAACGGCACCACCTGGACCCGCGTCCCCGTCGTCAACGGTCAGGCGGGCTTCCGTACCCCCGGCCCCGGTGGGTCCGTCTCGCTGCGCGCCGAACTCACCGACACCCAGGGCAACGCCCTCACCCAGACCCTGACGAACGCCTACCGGACACGATGA
- a CDS encoding GntR family transcriptional regulator, whose protein sequence is MAAQYSIEGTTAKGIAASVEWGVTEGGLSPGDALPPVRRLADELGVSPGTVATAYKELRQRGLIVTRGRGGTVVAEVPSVDSRRPPRVPQGLVDLAGGHPDPAFLPVLRPPSPVIPVYGSHRAAPRLAALEEATRQWFARDGVPTRHVTFAHGALDCIARLLSTELRPGDPVAVEDPGFHHLLDLVPALGLRMVPVAVDGEGLAPESLRTALRGGVRAVVCSPRGQCPTGAFFTRSRRDELAAVLRDFPEVLVVEDDHNAEIGGAAAHTLAAAGLERWAQVRTVSKHLGIDLRWAGVACDAITLARHDGRMLMTSGWVSHVLQETVVGLLGDSAVRALVADGEAAYTERRAALIGALGAHRIRAVGASGLNVWVPVRDESAVVNGLRTQGWWVAAGARFRIAAPPAVRITTSTLAPEDAPRLAADFAEVLGDAQALYGG, encoded by the coding sequence GTGGCAGCACAATATTCGATCGAAGGCACGACGGCCAAGGGGATTGCCGCGTCCGTGGAGTGGGGTGTCACCGAGGGCGGGCTCTCCCCCGGCGACGCCCTGCCGCCCGTGCGGCGGCTCGCCGACGAGCTGGGGGTCAGTCCGGGGACGGTCGCGACGGCCTACAAGGAGCTGCGGCAGCGCGGTCTGATCGTCACGCGGGGCCGGGGCGGGACGGTCGTGGCGGAGGTGCCGTCAGTGGACTCCCGGCGTCCACCGCGGGTGCCCCAGGGCCTGGTGGATCTGGCCGGAGGCCATCCCGACCCGGCCTTCCTCCCGGTACTGCGTCCTCCCTCGCCGGTCATTCCGGTGTACGGGTCCCACCGCGCCGCGCCCCGGCTCGCGGCGCTCGAGGAGGCGACCCGGCAGTGGTTCGCGCGCGACGGGGTGCCGACGCGGCACGTGACGTTCGCGCACGGGGCGCTCGACTGCATCGCACGGCTCCTCTCGACGGAGCTGCGGCCCGGTGACCCTGTGGCCGTCGAGGATCCGGGCTTCCACCATCTGCTCGATCTGGTGCCCGCGTTGGGGCTGCGGATGGTTCCGGTGGCCGTGGACGGTGAGGGGCTCGCACCGGAGTCGCTGCGGACGGCGCTCCGGGGCGGAGTGCGCGCGGTGGTCTGCAGTCCGCGGGGACAGTGTCCGACCGGGGCGTTCTTCACCCGGTCGCGACGGGACGAACTGGCGGCGGTGCTGCGGGACTTCCCCGAGGTGCTCGTCGTGGAGGACGACCACAACGCGGAGATCGGCGGGGCCGCGGCGCACACGCTGGCGGCGGCGGGGCTCGAACGGTGGGCGCAGGTGCGGACCGTGTCGAAGCACCTCGGGATCGACCTGCGCTGGGCCGGGGTGGCGTGTGACGCGATCACGCTCGCGCGGCACGACGGGCGGATGCTGATGACCTCGGGCTGGGTCAGTCACGTCCTTCAGGAGACGGTGGTCGGCCTCCTCGGCGACAGCGCGGTACGGGCGCTCGTGGCGGACGGCGAGGCGGCGTACACGGAGCGGCGTGCGGCCCTGATCGGTGCGCTCGGGGCGCACCGTATCCGGGCGGTCGGGGCGAGCGGGCTGAACGTATGGGTGCCGGTGCGGGACGAGTCGGCGGTCGTCAACGGGCTGCGGACGCAGGGTTGGTGGGTCGCCGCGGGGGCGCGGTTCCGGATCGCCGCCCCGCCGGCCGTACGGATCACCACGTCGACGCTCGCGCCCGAGGACGCCCCGCGTCTGGCGGCGGACTTCGCGGAGGTGCTGGGGGACGCGCAGGCGTTGTACGGCGGTTGA